The following is a genomic window from Bacillota bacterium.
GACCAGGCCCTTGGTGCCCAAGCTGCCGTCGTCCGTGGCCACCAGGACTTCGCCGCACGACTCGGCCAGCTCGTCCCGGAGGATCAGGAGGTCCTTGGTCCTGGCGCCGACGATCCCGGTCACCTTGACCCCTCGGCTCTTGAGAGCCTTGGCGATGGGTAGGATCGGGGCGACGCCGAAGCCTCCACCGACGACGACGACGTGACCCGAATCGAGCAACGGCGCGGGCTTGCCGAGGGGGCCGGCGAAGTCCAGAAGATCCTGCCCTTCCTCGAGTCTTCCCAACATGCTGCTGGTCTTGCCGACTTCCTGGACGACGATGGTCACCGTCCCGCGACCCGGGTCAGTGGCGGCGACGGTGAGCGGGATGCGTTCGCCCTTCTCCGTCACCCTCACCACGACGAACTGACCCGGCTGCGCCTTCTTGGCCACCAGGGCGGCATCGACTTCGAAGAGCTTGGTCACTGGGGTCAGGATCCGTTTCTTGACGATCTTGAACATTCCGGTCTCTCCTGTCTGGTCGTTTGTAAAAGGGGACCAGTAGTGATTCTTGGCACTACTGCCTTCATCCTTTTCAGGACCCAACAGTTTTTATCCTATCATGATTGCCGCCGTTCGTCGGCCCCTAAAGCCTGGCATTTCACTGCGTCCTCGAGCGTCGATGCCTGGGCCAGAGGGCCGCCCCTTGCCAGGCCACGCCGACGGCGTTATCGGTGCACAGCCGGCCGTCGGGAAAATAGAGTCGGGCCCCGACGGCGCGGTGGCCCAGTCGTTCACCGAGGCGTTCACGCAGATAGGCGTTGGAAGCCACCCCGCCGACGACGAGGACGTCCTTGATCCCGGTGCTCTCGACCGCGGGCCGGATCATCTTCTCAAGGGCCTTGGCCAGCGCCCGTTGGGCCGCCCAGGCCACGTCGGCTGCCGCCGCCCCACCCCCCAGGGCCCGGTAAGCCGCCGATAGGGGCCCCGACAGGCTGAAGTAGAAGCGCCCGTCGCGCAGGCCGGCGGCCACCGGC
Proteins encoded in this region:
- a CDS encoding sulfide/dihydroorotate dehydrogenase-like FAD/NAD-binding protein — protein: MFKIVKKRILTPVTKLFEVDAALVAKKAQPGQFVVVRVTEKGERIPLTVAATDPGRGTVTIVVQEVGKTSSMLGRLEEGQDLLDFAGPLGKPAPLLDSGHVVVVGGGFGVAPILPIAKALKSRGVKVTGIVGARTKDLLILRDELAESCGEVLVATDDGSLGTKGLVTDVLKKELIDQGVKIDQVIAIGPMVMMRAVAEATRPYNLKTLVSLDPIMVDGTGMCGACRCTVEGKTRFACVDGPIFDAHKVDFDEAVRRGKMYAAEQRVAFDRYKAEVAK